CTTGTTTTGCCATCCACTATGATTACTGATGGTTTCATTAGATTTTTCGTTGATAAGCGTAATAATAGCTTGCTTATTTAGTAAGTTTTGCTCGTAAATAGTGTCTAGATTTTTGAAGTAGTCTTGACGTTTCGCGTTTATCTTTTTGGTTGCTTCTTTAAAGCGATCCCAGATTGGCTCTCTGTGTTCTCTAGCGACAGGCCCAAGTTCTTCTTTCCAAATTTTATGTAAATTTTGAAGTTCTCTAAAAGCTCTGTTAGTATTTTGATCATCGGCTAATGCTTCAGCTTGCTCAATAATTTTAGTTTTTAACTCTAAATTATGTGCAAAATCCTTGTCGCGTAAATCTCTATCTAAATGTAATAAATCGTAAAAGCGTTCTACATTAAAGTGGTAACTGTTCCAAGCGTTGTTGTATTTGTCACGCGGAATTGGTCCTGCAACTTTCCACTGGTCTTGAAGTTCTTTAAATTTTTTGTATTTAGTATTCATAGAGTCTTCAGCATCTTCTGTTAATGCTTTTATTCCCTCTATAATGTCTAATCTATTGGTTAGATTTTGTTTGTGGTTTTGTTCTATATTCTTATAGTGACCATTCAAACGTTGTTTGTAATCTTTATAACTATCTTTAAAGCTACGTTGTAAAGGTGATTGGAAACTAAAATCAATCTCATTACCACCAGTACTTAAAAACTCTTCTTTTTTCTCGTCAAGCAGGTCTTGAAATTGTTTGTCAAACTCAGTTTTTATAGCATCAATATGCTTTTTTATGGCTTGTACTTTTTCATTCTTTACTAAACGTTCAATCTCTATAACCAATTGTTCAAGGCTAAGTGACTCGTAATCTTTATCCTCAATATTATGACGATCTACATTACCTTCATCTTCAGCATCTTCTGCATTAGAGTCCTCAATCTCGTTTAACACTTCATCATTGTCTTCTGTAGGAGAAGGCGTCTCTTGAGGTGTTTCAGGTTGTACGTTTGCGTTAATTTCTTCCGTTCCATCTGCATTTTGCAGGTTATCTAGCTCTGACATTTTATAAATGTTTTAGTTTGTTTTATGTGTATTCAGCTTTTAAAGATAGTAACATCTTCAAAAACTACCAATATTTTAAGTGTTTACTCGTGATTTAAAGTCGTTTATTCCAAATTTTCCAAGATTTTTCGGCTTGAAAGACTAACATATCATACCCATTGATCGTTGTTGCACCTCTATTTTTACCTTCTTTTAAGAATACAGTTTGTGATGGGTTATAAATTAAATCAAATAATATGTGTTGAGATGAAATCCCATCATATGGAATGTTTGGAGCATCATCAACATCCGGAAATGTCCCAACAGGAGAACAATTAATAATAATTTGATGGTCATTAATAATGTCTTCTGTAAGTGTATTGTAAGTGTAACTCGCTTTTTCTGAATCTTGACGAGAGACAAAATGAAAATCAATTTTTAATGCTTTTAATACAAATGCAATCGCTTTACTAGCGCCACCAGTTCCTAAAATCAACGCTTTTTTATGGTGTTTTTTTAGATGTGGCTTAATTGTTTTTTTAAAACCATAAATATCTGTATTATAGCCTTTAAGATGTCCTTTTTTTGTGAATTTTATGGTGTTTACCGCGCCTATTTGTTCCGCTTTTTTGTCTAAACGGTCTAAAAAAGGAATAATACTTTCTTTATAAGGAATGGTGACATTTACACCAGATAAACCTTCTGTTTTTAGAATACTTGTTTTAAATTCTTCAATGTTTTGAATATCAAAGTTTTGATAAGTAGCATCGTTAATAGCTTCATCTTTAAACTTTAAAGTAAAGTAATTTTGCGAAAATGAATAGGAAATGTCTTTACCTAATAATCCATATTTACGCATGTTGTCGTCCTGTTTTTTGTCCATAAAGTTCTAAAGCTAATACAATTGCTATTCCTACAAGAGTATAGAAAAAGGCAAGGTAAGTTTCGGTATTTAATTCTGGTAAATAACGTTCGTAATTTTCTATTATTTTATGATTTCTAGAATCCATTAGAAAACCACCAGTGTCTGTCATTTTATAAATAGTTCGTTTAAAAGGCCATACAACACCTAAAGACCCCACAATAAATCCAATTATAGAGGCAATGGTAACACTTTTATAATGTTTGAGAATATAGTTTAGCGCGTGCGAAAACGTCACCAACCCGACGACGGATCCAATGGTGAACACCGTTAATACTTTAAGCATTCTGAGACGTTCTAAATTTGATGTAAAACTGAAATCACCAATTAATAGTTCTGAGAATGTATCAAATAAAGCATTTACAGAATCTACTAATAATAATACATAGTTGCCCAGTAAGATTAATATGAATGATCCTGAAAAACCAGGTAAAGTCATTCCAGAAACACTTATAATTCCACAGAAAAACACAAAAATTAGATTGTCATTTTCTGTTGCGGGGTCTAAAAAACTGATGCCTAAACCTAATGCTGCTCCAATTGCTAATGCAAAATAGGTCGTTGTTTTCCAATCTTTAAAATCTTTACTAATATAATAGATAGAGCCAATTATCATCCCGAAAAAGACACTCCAGACATACAATTGATAATGTGTGATTAGATAATCTAATATTTTAGAAATACTAAAGTAACTGACAATCATTCCGAAGAATAATAAGGTTAAAAAGCGACCATTGATATAAAGATAAAACGCTTTAAAACGACCAGTTATTAATAGTTTAAAAGCGGTACCATTTACTTTTTGAAGTGAATGAATAAACTCTTCATAAAAACCAGCAACAAAAGCGACAACACCTCCAGATACACCAGGAACTTTATTAGCAGCTCCCATACCTAATCCTTTTAAGATTAAGAATATCTTATCTTTTAATGTCCGTGTATTCTCCATTTATGACGCTCTGTTACCTACTTTTTCAAGAATAAAAATAGTTAAAAAACCGGCAATCATTAACCCAATAGCTAGTATTGTTTGTGGATTAGCTAAATAATTATTTAACTCGTTATAGTGTATGGGTAACACACTTTCTTCTAATACGGTTTTGTATGATTCAAAGTCATTAGTCGTTTTTTGAAAAAAGGATAAGGTTCCAAAATCTGTAATAGTACTAAAGGGCACGATGTCTCCTGTTTTGTCAACCATAACCGAAACTGTTTTTTTCCAAGGCCAGACTTTATTTAAAGAGCCTAAAATAAAACCTGTAAGTACTGCCAAAGTTGTATTATGATAATTTTTAAATAACCATTTTAAAACGTGACTAAAACTAAGTAAACCAACGACTGCTCCTGCAGCAAATAAACCAATTTTTTTAATGTCAAAGTCATGAAAAGCATTACTTAACGTTTTGTAAGCGCCTAAGATTACTAAGATAAAACTACCAGAAATACCTGGTAATATCATCGCGCAAATAGCTATAGCACCCGCGATAAATAAAAAGTAAGAATTTGTGTTACTGGCTAAAGACGGTAGGCTAGTAATATAAAAGGCAGCAATAGCACCTACTATAAGTGCAAGTATTGCACTGGGTGACCATTTAGTGATTTGTTTGCCAATAAATAAAATACTAGCTATAATTAATCCGAAAAAGAAAGACCAAATTAAAACTGGATGATGTTCTAAAAGATATTTGGCTAAGCGCATAAATGACACAAAGCTGATAACAATACCTGTTAAAAGCGCTACTAAAAAATTACCATTAAGTTTTGTCCAAAAGGCTGAAAATCCGTCTGATTTTAGAGTTTTTAGCAGTGCTAAGTTAACACCACTTATTGTGGAAATTAACTCTTCATATATACCAGAAATAAAAGCGATTGTACCTCCTGAAACACCAGGGACAGCATCGGCAGCTCCCATTGCAACACCTTTTAAGCTAATTAAAAGATAATCTTTTAAACGTCTTTGCATAGTTTAATTTTTGTTAGTAATCAAAGGTATGCAAAAAACGTTTTAAGTTTAAATTATTGCAACTTTTTTAATGCCTTTTTAAAGGTAGTAGACTGATAAACAAATGGGAACAATTCCTCAATAACTATTAGAAATTCCTTGTCAAAAGTAAAGGCGTTTTTTAAGTGATAACTCGCTTTTTCTGTTTCTAGTAGCGTATAATAAATACCTGCTAATCTGAATTCGATTTCTGCATTTTCAGGATAAAACTCAGCTGCTTGTATTAAATTAAAGCTTGCAGATTCAGATTCGCCTAATTGTACTAAAATATCAGCACGCTGTAACCAAGACGTTAATTCGTAGTTACCTAATTCTATAACGCGTTTATAACCACGTTCTGATTCTTCTAAAAAGTTTAATCTATGATTAATTTGCGCATATAACTTCCAATAAGACACGTTATCTTCATCAATGTTTATTGCTTTATTGATGTAGTATAGTGCTTTTTGGTAATTTTTCTGTTTATTATAAAACTTAGTAATCGCAATCCATCCTTTATCTAATAAAGGATCTTCTTTAACGGTTTGATAGTAATATTGTTTGGCCAATTTATTCTGACCTAATTTTTCATGACAACATCCCAATCTTAATAAAGCAAATGACGTTGGATCCTCTAATTCTAGAGTTAATGCGTAGTTTTCTATAGCTTCATTGTATC
This portion of the Olleya sp. Bg11-27 genome encodes:
- a CDS encoding DUF368 domain-containing protein; its protein translation is MENTRTLKDKIFLILKGLGMGAANKVPGVSGGVVAFVAGFYEEFIHSLQKVNGTAFKLLITGRFKAFYLYINGRFLTLLFFGMIVSYFSISKILDYLITHYQLYVWSVFFGMIIGSIYYISKDFKDWKTTTYFALAIGAALGLGISFLDPATENDNLIFVFFCGIISVSGMTLPGFSGSFILILLGNYVLLLVDSVNALFDTFSELLIGDFSFTSNLERLRMLKVLTVFTIGSVVGLVTFSHALNYILKHYKSVTIASIIGFIVGSLGVVWPFKRTIYKMTDTGGFLMDSRNHKIIENYERYLPELNTETYLAFFYTLVGIAIVLALELYGQKTGRQHA
- a CDS encoding DUF368 domain-containing protein, producing the protein MQRRLKDYLLISLKGVAMGAADAVPGVSGGTIAFISGIYEELISTISGVNLALLKTLKSDGFSAFWTKLNGNFLVALLTGIVISFVSFMRLAKYLLEHHPVLIWSFFFGLIIASILFIGKQITKWSPSAILALIVGAIAAFYITSLPSLASNTNSYFLFIAGAIAICAMILPGISGSFILVILGAYKTLSNAFHDFDIKKIGLFAAGAVVGLLSFSHVLKWLFKNYHNTTLAVLTGFILGSLNKVWPWKKTVSVMVDKTGDIVPFSTITDFGTLSFFQKTTNDFESYKTVLEESVLPIHYNELNNYLANPQTILAIGLMIAGFLTIFILEKVGNRAS
- a CDS encoding shikimate dehydrogenase family protein; the encoded protein is MDKKQDDNMRKYGLLGKDISYSFSQNYFTLKFKDEAINDATYQNFDIQNIEEFKTSILKTEGLSGVNVTIPYKESIIPFLDRLDKKAEQIGAVNTIKFTKKGHLKGYNTDIYGFKKTIKPHLKKHHKKALILGTGGASKAIAFVLKALKIDFHFVSRQDSEKASYTYNTLTEDIINDHQIIINCSPVGTFPDVDDAPNIPYDGISSQHILFDLIYNPSQTVFLKEGKNRGATTINGYDMLVFQAEKSWKIWNKRL
- a CDS encoding DUF349 domain-containing protein — translated: MSELDNLQNADGTEEINANVQPETPQETPSPTEDNDEVLNEIEDSNAEDAEDEGNVDRHNIEDKDYESLSLEQLVIEIERLVKNEKVQAIKKHIDAIKTEFDKQFQDLLDEKKEEFLSTGGNEIDFSFQSPLQRSFKDSYKDYKQRLNGHYKNIEQNHKQNLTNRLDIIEGIKALTEDAEDSMNTKYKKFKELQDQWKVAGPIPRDKYNNAWNSYHFNVERFYDLLHLDRDLRDKDFAHNLELKTKIIEQAEALADDQNTNRAFRELQNLHKIWKEELGPVAREHREPIWDRFKEATKKINAKRQDYFKNLDTIYEQNLLNKQAIITLINEKSNETISNHSGWQNKIKDIEALREEFFKAGKVPVKVNEATWAAFKEAVRGFNRQKNDFYKNLKKDQYDNLEKKQALVKIAEDNKNNDDFEATTQLMKKIQGDWKRIGHVPRKDSDKIWKQFKSACNHYFDRIKEQRNAASAEEEEAFTTKETLLAEIKSLKLAGEKKEDLATIKEHINKWKAVGRVPRNKRQIENDFNDALDGVFKSLDLNRTESELIKFENKLDQLASGDDSRAIDSERFYIQKKVDDIKGEIIQLENNLQFFSNVKSDNPLVKDVHKNIKRHKDDLVLWTTKLKKIKGLYS